The segment ACCGATGTCATGGCGTCATAGCTGTCGGCAACGGCTAAAATTCGAGCCATGAGGGGGATCATCTCCCCCTTAATACCATCGACATAACCGGAACCATCCACCCGCTCGTGATGATGAAAAATGGCGGGCACAACCTCCTTTAAGAATTCTATCTCTCTAATTATGGCCGCGCCTATCTCCGGGTGTTCTTCGACTTTTCTATATTCGGCGGGGGTAAGCTTCCCAGGTTTACTAAGAATTTTTCGAGTGATTCCTATCTTTCCCACATCATGGAGGAGGGCTGCGTACTTAAGCGTTTCGATTTTCTCCTCGGGCAGATGTAACTGCCTTGCGATCTTCTCCGCATATTCCGCGACCCGTTCCGCATGCCCCCTGGTATATGGATCCTTGGCTTCAACTGCAGCGACCAGGGATTTCACTGTGCCCATGTAAGCTCCACGCAATTCCATATAAACCTGGAAGGTCTGCCTGGCGATGAGGAAGGGCGCTACGAGTAAGATGATTCCCACTGGTCCAGTTTTGACATAGATTTGGGCCAGAATGATTCCCAACGGTGCGAGTGCAAAATAATTGGGAATGGCCCATTTGCAGTCAAAAAGCCAAATATTGACGGGAGAAACATCCTCCAAAAATCCGATTCCCATCGATACCAAAGAGCTATTAACGAGAAAGTAAGCGGTTGCACATAGGGTAAAAGGTATAAGAATCCAAGGAAAATCAGAATAGCT is part of the Actinomycetota bacterium genome and harbors:
- a CDS encoding HD-GYP domain-containing protein — translated: SYSDFPWILIPFTLCATAYFLVNSSLVSMGIGFLEDVSPVNIWLFDCKWAIPNYFALAPLGIILAQIYVKTGPVGIILLVAPFLIARQTFQVYMELRGAYMGTVKSLVAAVEAKDPYTRGHAERVAEYAEKIARQLHLPEEKIETLKYAALLHDVGKIGITRKILSKPGKLTPAEYRKVEEHPEIGAAIIREIEFLKEVVPAIFHHHERVDGSGYVDGIKGEMIPLMARILAVADSYDAMTSVRPYRPALDQETVVKELTTYSGSQWDKILVKALMIDLGLNANYREGEKRKGQMNLVGYKI